ACTCGGGAGGTGACCGGAAATGACGATCCGTGGTGTTGTTTTAGCTGGTGGAACAGCAACCAGGCTTGAGTCATTGACGGCTTTTCTCAACAAGCATGTTTTACCCGTAGGTAATTTGCCAATGATATATTACCCTTTGATAATGTTGTGGAAGGCTGGCATTAAAGAAGTTTGTCTGACTACTGGTTTAAATCATGCCGGACAAATTATGGACTCGGTTTTAGATGGTCATGTTTGCCGTCGCGGCTCGACTGAAATTCTTTTTGCTTTGGATGCGACCTATCGAGTTCAAACTCAGCCTGGCGGAATTGCACAAGCCGTTGCCCTGGCAGAGAACTTTGCCAACAATGGACCAGTTTTAGTGGCACTTGGAGACAACCTGTTTCAATTTACCATTGAACCTTTTGTCGAAGCTTGCCGACAGTCACCGGATATGGCAAGAATTTTGTTGGCTAAAGTTGAACATCCTGAACAATATGGCGTGGCGATTTTGTCAGAAGATAGCAAGAAAATTATGGAAATTATTGAAAAACCAACTCCAGAAAAAGGTTATGCCAAACCACCGTCAAACTGGGCGGTAACAGGGGTTTATTACTATCCTTTTGATGTTTTTGAAAAGATTCGTGGTTTGACACCCTCGGCGCGCGGAGAGATGGAAATTACTGATGTTAATAATCTCTTTATAAAGGAAGGAAGATTAGCTTACGGTTATTGCTGTGGTTGGTGGGCAGATGCCGGCGAAAGTACTGAGGCGCTGGTTCGTGATGGTGAACTGGTACTACGTACTGGCGCCAACAATCCATTTCCAGAAATGTAATATTAATTGTCAGGGCGTTGTTCCCAAATATCCTTTGGGTGCTACGCCTCTTTTTTATGCCTTTTTGGGTGGTCTGATTATTGCTTTTTAGGTTAAATAGCGATATAATATAATTCAGTAAGTTTTTAAATTAAACCAAAAATGACTTTAACTCGTCGGATCGCGATTAATACTATTATTCAAACGATAGGCAAAATTCTTTATTTTGCCTTTTCTTTGGTTATTGTGATGTTGATCACCCGTCATTTGGGCGTGGACGGATATGGCCAATATAATATGGTGATTTCTTATTTGGCTTTATTTGCGGTTTTGGCAGATTTAGCGCTTTATATGGTGATGGTAAGGGAAATTTCCCAACAACCAAAATTGCGTGAAAAAATTGTGAATAATGTTTTTGGCTTGAGAATATTTTCGGCGATTTTGGCGATGTTAATCGCGATTGGGGTCTCGTTTTTGTTGGGTTATCCAATGGCGGTCAAAATTGGCATCGCCATTTTTTCGGTGGGGATTTTCTTCATGCTTTTAAATCAAATGATGTTAGGCGTTTTTCAGGTTGATTTGCGTATGGATAAGGCAACCATCGCCGAAGTTTCTGGCCGTTTAGTGACTTTGTTGGCGGTGATTTGGTTGATCAAAAATAATTATGGTCTTATTCCTATTTTAATTGTTTCGTCGGGGGGTTTTGGGATAAACTTTATTTTAAATTATCTCTTTATTGGCCAGCAT
This is a stretch of genomic DNA from Patescibacteria group bacterium. It encodes these proteins:
- a CDS encoding sugar phosphate nucleotidyltransferase, translated to MTIRGVVLAGGTATRLESLTAFLNKHVLPVGNLPMIYYPLIMLWKAGIKEVCLTTGLNHAGQIMDSVLDGHVCRRGSTEILFALDATYRVQTQPGGIAQAVALAENFANNGPVLVALGDNLFQFTIEPFVEACRQSPDMARILLAKVEHPEQYGVAILSEDSKKIMEIIEKPTPEKGYAKPPSNWAVTGVYYYPFDVFEKIRGLTPSARGEMEITDVNNLFIKEGRLAYGYCCGWWADAGESTEALVRDGELVLRTGANNPFPEM